Proteins encoded in a region of the Cyclopterus lumpus isolate fCycLum1 chromosome 23, fCycLum1.pri, whole genome shotgun sequence genome:
- the creb3l2 gene encoding LOW QUALITY PROTEIN: cyclic AMP-responsive element-binding protein 3-like protein 2 (The sequence of the model RefSeq protein was modified relative to this genomic sequence to represent the inferred CDS: inserted 2 bases in 1 codon) — translation MHWEVEHFSELLDDLSQDALLGQLLSDPFLSGVRGGVEAMEGEDGCDLSPSSPLPPHITAEHSYSLCGDSRPQSPLSHLTGEQGSDAESDGDSADWPMEQEDAMDGLLCEAPSLLPTLALSLAPGEGPRAPEGPAVAPPPTAAPAPPPAGGHKQAKGFKIKEENVVPQIKLEPHEVDQFLNLSPKGLEALQMPPTPPSSHGSDSEGSQSPAHAXPPACPAPPPPPPPPPAPPAGLKAPPRASSSLANSPLLTAAHKLQGSGPLMLTEEERRTLVAEGYPVPTKLPLTKAEEKALKKIRRKIKNKISAQESRRKKKEYMDALEKKVETCSNENNELRRKVETLECTNKSLLQQLQSLQALVAGKVPKSCRMAGTQTSSCLMVVVLCFALFLGSFSPGSLTPCSTVTETVLTLKQPDTDSYTTTGKSRNLLSTFEDEQPHLLGLGGAYPDQWEETTAVVMAAWRRSEQQKAPAEADPAETHPPFRNAGNDTQTSKKLLLDLHRSLDQRTADSSKVLVNETS, via the exons CACTTCTCTGAGCTCCTGGACGACCTTTCCCAGGATGCTTTGCTGGGCCAGCTGCTCAGCGACCCCTTCCTGTCGGGGGTGAGGGGCGGCGTGGAAGCCATGGAGGGGGAGGACGGGTGCGACCTGTCCCCGTCCTCCCCGCTGCCCCCCCACATCACGGCCGAGCACAGCTACTCGCTCTGTGGGGACAGCCGACCGCAGTCGCCCCTGTCGCACCTGACCGGTGAGCAAGGCAGCGACGCAG AGTCTGACGGGGACTCGGCCGATTGGCCGATGGAGCAGGAGGACGCCATGGACGGCCTCCTGTGTGAggctccttccctcctccccacccTCGCCCTCTCCCTGGCGCCCGGCGAGGGGCCCCGGGCGCCCGAGGGCCCCGCCGTGGCCCCGCCCCCTACCGCCGCCCCGGCCCCGCCCCCGGCCGGCGGCCACAAGCAGGCCAAAGGCTTCAAG atCAAAGAGGAGAACGTCGTCCCTCAGATCAAACTGGAGCCTCATGAAGTGGACCAGTTTCTCAACCTGTCACCCAAAG GCCTGGAGGCGCTGCAGATGCCTCCCACTCCTCCCAGCTCCCACGGCAGCGACTCGGAGGGCAGCCAGAGCCCCGCCCACGC CCCCCCGGCCTGTCCTgccccgcctcccccccccccccccccccccgcccccccggcCGGCCTGAAGGCGCCTCCTcgcgcctcctcctccctcgccaaCTCGCCGCTGCTCACCGCCGCCCAC aagCTGCAGGGGTCGGGCCCGCTGATGCTGACGGAGGAAGAGCGCCGCACGCTGGTGGCCGAAGGGTACCCCGTCCCCACCAAGCTGCCGCTCACCAAGGCCGAGGAGAAGGCGCTGAAGAAGATCCGCCGCAAGATCAAAAATAAG aTTTCGGCTCAAGAGAGTcgcaggaagaagaaagagtaCATGGACGCTCTGGAGAAGAA GGTGGAGACCTGCTCCAACGAAAACAACGAGCTGCGCAGGAAAGTGGAAACACTGGAGTGCACCAACAA GTCTCTGTTACAGCAGCTTCAGTCTCTTCAGGCGTTGGTGGCCGGAAAAGTCCCCAAATCCTGCAGGATGGCCGGTACCCAGACCTCATCATGCCTcatg gtggtGGTGTTGTGCTTCGCTCTGTTCTTGGGGAGTTTCTCTCCCGGTTCTTTGACTCCGTGTTCCACCGTCACTGAAACCGTCCTCACTCTCAAACAGCCGGACACGGACTCCTACACAACCacag gGAAGTCGAGGAATCTGCTCTCGACCTTCGAGGACGAGCAGCCGCACCTCCTCGGCCTGGGCGGGGCGTATCCCGACCAATGGGAGGAGACCACGGCCGTCGTCATGGCGGCGTGGCGGCGCTCGGAGCAGCAGAAGGCGCCCGCGGAGGCCGACCCGGCGGAGACGCACCCGCCGTTCAGAAACGCCGGAAACGACACGCAGACGTCgaagaagctgctgctggacctgCACAG GTCTCTGGATCAGAGGACGGCTGACAGCAGCAAGGTGTTGGTCAACGAGACCTCCTGA